One window of the Vigna radiata var. radiata cultivar VC1973A chromosome 1, Vradiata_ver6, whole genome shotgun sequence genome contains the following:
- the LOC106773433 gene encoding arginine--tRNA ligase, chloroplastic/mitochondrial isoform X3: MGVWSTVKGKQTGFRGPPAIGEAILNNLPPSEMIDSCSVAGPGFVNVVLSKKWIAQRVQRMLVDGIDAWAPRLPVKRALVDFSSPNIAKEMHVGHLRSTIIGDTLARMFEFSRVECVVRRNHVGDWGTQFGMLITYLFEKFPNPDDLSEAAIGDLQALYKASKVRFDSDPEFKLRAQQAVVRLQSGEIKYRKAWKQICDVSRAEFDKVYQRLGVQLEERGESFYNPYIPGVLEKLDNLGLIEESDGARVIYVEGVNIPVIAVKRDGGYNYFSTDLASLWYRLNEEKLEWIVYVTDIGQQQHFDMLFKAYRRAGWLPKDENAYPKCTHVGFGLVLGEDGKRFRSRSSEVVRLVDLLDEAKRRCRTSILERDTAKDWSEEEIEKTSEAIGYGAVKYADLKINRLTNYTFNFDQMLNDKGNTAVYLQYAHARICSIIRKSGRDIEEVKRNGEIVLDSEDERALGLHLLQFPEVFEEACTNLLPNLLCEYLYNLSEIFTKKFYPNCQVVGSPEETSRLLLCEATVIVMRHCFYLLGIEPVYRL; this comes from the exons ATGGGAGTGTGGTCTACGGTGAAGGGGAAGCAGACAGGATTTAGGGGTCCCCCAGCAATTGGAGAG GCCATACTTAACAATCTTCCTCCATCTGAAATGATAGATTCGTGCTCTGTAGCTGGTCCGGGATTTGTCAACGTTGTATTGTCAAAGAAGTGGATAGCACAG AGGGTACAGAGAATGCTAGTTGATGGTATTGATGCATGGGCACCTCGGCTTCCAGTCAAGAGGGCTTTGGTTGATTTTTCATCCCCTAATATAGCGAAGGAAATGCATGTTGGCCACCTGAGATCTACCATTATTGGTGATACATTGGCCCGTATGTTTGAATTTTCACGCGTGGAATGCGTAGTCCGTAGAAATCATGTTGGTGACTGGGGAACACAG tTTGGAATGCTGATCACTTATCTATTTGAAAAATTTCCAAACCCGGATGATCTTAGTGAAGCAGCTATCGGAGATCTTCAG GCTTTGTATAAGGCTTCAAAAGTAAGGTTTGATAGTGATCCTGAGTTTAAGTTGAGGGCACAACAGGCAGTGGTCCGGCTCCAG agTGGAGAAATCAAGTATCGCAAGGCATGGAAACAAATTTGTGACGTGAGTAGGGCTGAATTTGATAAAGTTTATCAACGCCTGGGGGTTCAATTGGAGGAAAGG gGTGAGAGCTTCTATAATCCATATATTCCTGGGGTTTTGGAGAAACTGGACAATTTAGGACTGATTGAAGAGAGTGATGGTGCACGTGTGATTTATGTAGAGGGTGTAAACATACCGGTCATAGCTGTGAAAAGAGATGGTGGCTACAACTATTTTTCAACTGATCTAGCATCACTTTG GTATCGtctaaatgaagaaaaacttGAGTGGATTGTATATGTTACAGATATCGGGCAGCAGCAACACTTTGATATGCTTTTTAAG GCCTACAGGCGTGCAGGTTGGTTACCGAAGGATGAAAATGCGTATCCAAAATGTACTCATGTAGGTTTTGGTCTTGTTCTTGGTGAAGATGGGAAACGATTTCGAAGTCGCAGTAGTGAGGTTGTTCGGTTGGTTGACTTACTTGATGAAGCTAAAAGACGCTGTAGAACTTCCATTCTTGAGCGTG ATACAGCTAAAGATTGGTCTGAGGAGGAGATTGAGAAAACATCTGAGGCAATTGGTTATGGAGCTGTTAA GTATGCTGATTTGAAGATCAACAGATTAACAAATTACACATTCAACTTTGACCAGATGCTTAATGATAAG GGGAATACTGCTGTTTATTTGCAGTATGCACATGCTAGGATCTGTTCTATCATCAGGAAATCTGGTAGAGACATAGAAGAAGTAAAAAGA AATGGAGAAATAGTGTTGGATAGTGAAGATGAACGTGCACTGGGGCTCCATTTGCTGCAATTTCCTGAG GTTTTTGAAGAGGCATGCACTAATTTGTTACCGAATTTGTTGTGCGAATACCTATACAATTTATCGGAAATATTTACAAAGAAATTCTACCCTAATTGTCAG GTTGTTGGGTCGCCTGAGGAGACTAGTAGACTCTTGCTGTGTGAAGCAACGGTAATTGTGATGAGACATTGCTTTTATCTCCTTGGAATTGAACCGGTATACAGGTTATGA
- the LOC106771717 gene encoding arginine--tRNA ligase, cytoplasmic produces MAHIELDCPASVKKQLAKVFEVSLRTTVPDERDVVPSVDACAAKSGVKFADYQCNNAMGIFAKIKGKQSGFRGPPAVGQAIVKNLPQSEMIESCSVAGPGFVNIVLSKKWIAERLERLLIDGIDNWAPRLPVKTVLVDFSSPNVAKEMHVGHLRSTIIGDTLARMLEFCRPETLIRRNHLGDWGTQFGMLIAHLFDTFPNPEDFNETAIGDLQAFYKASKVRFDNEPEFKQRAHLSVVRLQSGEEVYRKAWERICDISKAEFEKVYQRLGVVLEAKGESYYNDLIPPTLDKLDKLGLIQEDDGARVIFVEGANIPIIAVKRDGGYNYSSTDIASLWYRLNVEKVEWNIYVTDVGQWQHFDMLFKAFRRAGWLPKDENEFPKCTHVGFGLVLGEDGKRFRTRSSDTIRLVELLDEAKKRCKASLLERDAVKDWTDDEIEKTAEAVGYGAVKYADLRINRLTNYTFSFDQMLNDKGNTAVYLQYAHARICSIMRKSGKDIEEIKKNGKIVLDHEDERALGLHLIQFPEVFEESLTNLLPNVLCEYLYNLTEIFTKKFYTNCQVVGSAEETSRLLLCEATLIVMRQCFDLLGIVPVYRL; encoded by the exons ATGGCGCATATC GAATTAGATTGTCCGGCGAGTGTTAAGAAACAGTTGGCGAAGGTGTTTGAGGTGTCTCTGAGGACAACCGTGCCTGATGAACGCGATGTCGTGCCTTCAGTCGATGCCTGCGCTGCCAAATCCGGTGTTAAATTCGCTGATTACCAATG TAATAATGCAATGGGTATATTTGCGAAGATAAAAGGAAAGCAGTCAGGATTCAGGGGTCCACCGGCAGTTGGACAG GCAATAGTTAAAAATCTTCCGCAGTCTGAAATGATAGAATCATGCTCTGTAGCTGGTCCTGGGTTTGTGAATATCGTTTTGTCGAAGAAGTGGATAGCAGAG AGATTGGAGAGGCTGTTGATTGATGGTATTGATAACTGGGCACCACGACTTCCAGTGAAGACTGTTTTGGTTGATTTTTCCTCACCTAACGTAGCAAAGGAAATGCATGTTGGCCACTTGAGATCTACCATTATTGGGGACACATTAGCCCGAATGCTTGAATTTTGCCGTCCGGAGACTCTGATTAGAAGGAATCATCTTGGTGACTGGGGAACGCAG TTTGGGATGCTAATAGCTCACCTCTTTGACACGTTTCCGAACCCAGAAGATTTTAATGAAACAGCAATTGGGGATCTTCAG GCATTCTATAAGGCCTCCAAAGTGAGGTTTGATAATGAGCCCGAGTTTAAGCAAAGGGCACATCTATCGGTGGTCCGACTCCAG AGTGGAGAAGAGGTTTATCGCAAGGCATGGGAACGGATCTGTGACATTAGCAAGGCTGAATTTGAAAAGGTGTATCAGCGCCTTGGGGTTGTATTGGAGGCAAAG GGAGAGAGCTACTATAATGATTTAATCCCTCCAACTTTGGATAAATTGGATAAATTAGGGCTgatccaagaagacgatggtgctCGTGTGATTTTTGTTGAGGGTGCAAATATACCAATTATTGCTGTGAAAAGAGATGGTGGCTACAACTATTCTTCAACTGATATAGCATCACTCTG GTACCGTTTAAATGTGGAAAAAGTTGAGTGGAATATATATGTTACTGATGTTGGGCAGTGGCAACACTTTGATATGCTGTTTAAG GCATTTAGGCGTGCAGGATGGCTGCCAAAGGATGAAAACGAGTTCCCCAAATGCACTCATGTTGGCTTTGGTCTTGTTCTTGGGGAAGATGGAAAACGATTTCGTACTCGCAGTAGTGATACTATTAGATTGGTAGAGTTGCTTGATGAGGCGAAAAAACGCTGTAAAGCTTCCCTTCTCGAACGTG ATGCTGTTAAAGATTGGACTGACGATGAGATTGAAAAAACAGCAGAAGCAGTTGGTTACGGGGCTGTTAA GTATGCTGACTTGAGGATCAACAGATTAACGAATTACACATTCAGCTTTGATCAGATGCTCAATGATAAG GGCAATACAGCTGTTTATTTGCAGTATGCACATGCTAGGATCTGTTCCATTATGAGGAAATCTGGTAAAGATATTGAGGAAATAAAGAAA AATGGGAAGATAGTGCTGGATCACGAAGATGAACGGGCGTTGGGGcttcatttgatacaatttcCTGAG gtCTTTGAGGAGTCACTGACTAATCTATTGCCTAATGTGCTGTGTGAATACCTCTATAATTTGACAGAAATCTTTACCAAGAAGTTTTATACTAATTGCCAG GTTGTGGGGTCGGCTGAGGAAACTAGCAGACTCTTGCTATGTGAAGCAACGTTAATTGTGATGAGGCAGTGCTTTGATCTCCTAGGAATTGTACCTGTATACAGGCTATGA
- the LOC106763728 gene encoding mitogen-activated protein kinase kinase 6 encodes MKTKTPLKQLKLAVPAQKTPITSFLTASGTFHDGDLLLNQKGLRLISEEKESRPSDGKELEFDFTLDDLETIKVIGKGSGGVVQLVRHKWVGRLFALKVIQMNIQEDIRKQIVQELKINQASQCPHVVVCYHSFYHNGVISLVLEYMDRGSLADVIKQVKTILEPYLAVVCKQVLQGLVYLHNERHVIHRDIKPSNLLVNHKGEVKITDFGVSAMLASSMGQRDTFVGTYNYMSPERISGSTYDYSSDIWSLGMVVLECAIGRFPYIQSEDQQSWPSFYELLAAIVDSPPPSAPPDQFSPEFCSFVSSCIQKDPRDRLTSLELLSHPFIKKFEDKDLDLGILVGSLEPPVNFPR; translated from the exons ATGAAGACGAAGACGCCATTGAAGCAGCTGAAGCTCGCCGTTCCTGCTCAGAAAACCCCCATTACCTCTTTCCT GACTGCAAGTGGAACGTTCCATGATGGAGATCTACTGTTGAATCAGAAAGGGTTGCGTCTTATCTCTGAAGAAAAGGAATCACGG CCTTCGGATGGTAAGGAACTGGAATTTGACTTCACACTAGATGACCTTGAGACCATCAAAGTGATCGGAAAAGGCAGTGGTGGTGTGGTACAACTTGTTCGCCATAAGTGGGTTGGAAGATTGTTTGCTTTAAAG GTTATTCAGATGAATATACAAGAGGATATTCGAAAACAGATTGTTCAGGAACTGAAAATAAATCAAGCGTCGCAGTGTCCACATGTTGTAGTTTGCTATCACTCGTTCTATCACAATGGAGTTATATCACTTGTGTTAGAATACATGGATCGTGGTTCTTTAGCAGATGTAATCAAACAAGTTAAAACAATTCTGGAACCATATCTTGCCGTGGTTTGTAAGCAG GTATTGCAAGGTCTTGTTTATCTGCACAATGAACGACATGTAATACATAGAGACATTAAACCATCCAATCTGTTAGTTAATCACAAAGGGGAGGTGAAAATTACTGATTTTGGTGTTAGTGCTATGCTGGCAAGCTCAATGGGTCAAAGAGATACATTTGTTGGAACTTACAATTACATGTCG CCAGAAAGAATCAGTGGGAGTACTTATGATTATAGCAGTGACATCTGGAGTTTGGGCATGGTAGTGCTTGAATGTGCCATAGGAAGATTTCCTTATATTCAGTCCGAGGATCAGCAAAGCTGGCCTAGTTTTTATGAGCTTCTGGCAGCAATTGTGGACAGTCCCCCACCTTCTGCTCCTCCTGATCAGTTCTCCCCGGAGTTCTGTTCATTCGTGTCATCCTG CATCCAAAAGGATCCTCGGGATAGATTAACATCCTTGGAGCTTCTG AGTCACCCTTTCATAAAAAAGTTCGAAGATAAAGATCTTGATCTTGGGATTTTGGTAGGTAGCTTAGAACCTCCTGTAAATTTTCCCAGATAA
- the LOC106773433 gene encoding arginine--tRNA ligase, cytoplasmic isoform X1, whose amino-acid sequence MLGLGCFNLNRFSHFPSSSALPPSRSDLLKIASRRFALSVTKTQQSPVTKPQSTSTAVIEIDNPASVKRQLAQLFELSLRATVPDEPDVVPLVDACAVKGGVKFGDYQCNNAMGVWSTVKGKQTGFRGPPAIGEAILNNLPPSEMIDSCSVAGPGFVNVVLSKKWIAQRVQRMLVDGIDAWAPRLPVKRALVDFSSPNIAKEMHVGHLRSTIIGDTLARMFEFSRVECVVRRNHVGDWGTQFGMLITYLFEKFPNPDDLSEAAIGDLQALYKASKVRFDSDPEFKLRAQQAVVRLQSGEIKYRKAWKQICDVSRAEFDKVYQRLGVQLEERGESFYNPYIPGVLEKLDNLGLIEESDGARVIYVEGVNIPVIAVKRDGGYNYFSTDLASLWYRLNEEKLEWIVYVTDIGQQQHFDMLFKAYRRAGWLPKDENAYPKCTHVGFGLVLGEDGKRFRSRSSEVVRLVDLLDEAKRRCRTSILERDTAKDWSEEEIEKTSEAIGYGAVKYADLKINRLTNYTFNFDQMLNDKGNTAVYLQYAHARICSIIRKSGRDIEEVKRNGEIVLDSEDERALGLHLLQFPEVFEEACTNLLPNLLCEYLYNLSEIFTKKFYPNCQVVGSPEETSRLLLCEATVIVMRHCFYLLGIEPVYRL is encoded by the exons aTGTTAGGGTTAGGGTGCTTTAACCTCAATCGATTCTCTCACTTTCCCTCTTCTTCTGCTCTACCACCTTCTCGTTCGG ATTTGCTCAAGATTGCGTCTCGGAGATTCGCTTTATCAGTGACCAAGACGCAGCAATCTCCTGTCACCAAGCCACAGTCTACATCCACCGCTGTAATT GAAATAGATAACCCGGCCAGTGTCAAAAGGCAACTGGCCCAGCTGTTTGAATTATCTCTGAGGGCAACGGTGCCTGATGAACCGGATGTTGTGCCATTAGTTGATGCTTGTGCTGTTAAAGGTGGCGTAAAGTTTGGAGATTATCAATG CAATAACGCAATGGGAGTGTGGTCTACGGTGAAGGGGAAGCAGACAGGATTTAGGGGTCCCCCAGCAATTGGAGAG GCCATACTTAACAATCTTCCTCCATCTGAAATGATAGATTCGTGCTCTGTAGCTGGTCCGGGATTTGTCAACGTTGTATTGTCAAAGAAGTGGATAGCACAG AGGGTACAGAGAATGCTAGTTGATGGTATTGATGCATGGGCACCTCGGCTTCCAGTCAAGAGGGCTTTGGTTGATTTTTCATCCCCTAATATAGCGAAGGAAATGCATGTTGGCCACCTGAGATCTACCATTATTGGTGATACATTGGCCCGTATGTTTGAATTTTCACGCGTGGAATGCGTAGTCCGTAGAAATCATGTTGGTGACTGGGGAACACAG tTTGGAATGCTGATCACTTATCTATTTGAAAAATTTCCAAACCCGGATGATCTTAGTGAAGCAGCTATCGGAGATCTTCAG GCTTTGTATAAGGCTTCAAAAGTAAGGTTTGATAGTGATCCTGAGTTTAAGTTGAGGGCACAACAGGCAGTGGTCCGGCTCCAG agTGGAGAAATCAAGTATCGCAAGGCATGGAAACAAATTTGTGACGTGAGTAGGGCTGAATTTGATAAAGTTTATCAACGCCTGGGGGTTCAATTGGAGGAAAGG gGTGAGAGCTTCTATAATCCATATATTCCTGGGGTTTTGGAGAAACTGGACAATTTAGGACTGATTGAAGAGAGTGATGGTGCACGTGTGATTTATGTAGAGGGTGTAAACATACCGGTCATAGCTGTGAAAAGAGATGGTGGCTACAACTATTTTTCAACTGATCTAGCATCACTTTG GTATCGtctaaatgaagaaaaacttGAGTGGATTGTATATGTTACAGATATCGGGCAGCAGCAACACTTTGATATGCTTTTTAAG GCCTACAGGCGTGCAGGTTGGTTACCGAAGGATGAAAATGCGTATCCAAAATGTACTCATGTAGGTTTTGGTCTTGTTCTTGGTGAAGATGGGAAACGATTTCGAAGTCGCAGTAGTGAGGTTGTTCGGTTGGTTGACTTACTTGATGAAGCTAAAAGACGCTGTAGAACTTCCATTCTTGAGCGTG ATACAGCTAAAGATTGGTCTGAGGAGGAGATTGAGAAAACATCTGAGGCAATTGGTTATGGAGCTGTTAA GTATGCTGATTTGAAGATCAACAGATTAACAAATTACACATTCAACTTTGACCAGATGCTTAATGATAAG GGGAATACTGCTGTTTATTTGCAGTATGCACATGCTAGGATCTGTTCTATCATCAGGAAATCTGGTAGAGACATAGAAGAAGTAAAAAGA AATGGAGAAATAGTGTTGGATAGTGAAGATGAACGTGCACTGGGGCTCCATTTGCTGCAATTTCCTGAG GTTTTTGAAGAGGCATGCACTAATTTGTTACCGAATTTGTTGTGCGAATACCTATACAATTTATCGGAAATATTTACAAAGAAATTCTACCCTAATTGTCAG GTTGTTGGGTCGCCTGAGGAGACTAGTAGACTCTTGCTGTGTGAAGCAACGGTAATTGTGATGAGACATTGCTTTTATCTCCTTGGAATTGAACCGGTATACAGGTTATGA
- the LOC106773433 gene encoding arginine--tRNA ligase, cytoplasmic isoform X2: MLGLGCFNLNRFSHFPSSSALPPSRSDLLKIASRRFALSVTKTQQSPVTKPQSTSTAVIEIDNPASVKRQLAQLFELSLRATVPDEPDVVPLVDACAVKGGVKFGDYQCNNAMGVWSTVKGKQTGFRGPPAIGEAILNNLPPSEMIDSCSVAGPGFVNVVLSKKWIAQRVQRMLVDGIDAWAPRLPVKRALVDFSSPNIAKEMHVGHLRSTIIGDTLARMFEFSRVECVVRRNHVGDWGTQFGMLITYLFEKFPNPDDLSEAAIGDLQALYKASKVRFDSDPEFKLRAQQAVVRLQSGEIKYRKAWKQICDVSRAEFDKVYQRLGVQLEERGESFYNPYIPGVLEKLDNLGLIEESDGARVIYVEGVNIPVIAVKRDGGYNYFSTDLASLWYRLNEEKLEWIVYVTDIGQQQHFDMLFKAYRRAGWLPKDENAYPKCTHVGFGLVLGEDGKRFRSRSSEVVRLVDLLDEAKRRCRTSILERDTAKDWSEEEIEKTSEAIGYGAVKYADLKINRLTNYTFNFDQMLNDKYAHARICSIIRKSGRDIEEVKRNGEIVLDSEDERALGLHLLQFPEVFEEACTNLLPNLLCEYLYNLSEIFTKKFYPNCQVVGSPEETSRLLLCEATVIVMRHCFYLLGIEPVYRL, translated from the exons aTGTTAGGGTTAGGGTGCTTTAACCTCAATCGATTCTCTCACTTTCCCTCTTCTTCTGCTCTACCACCTTCTCGTTCGG ATTTGCTCAAGATTGCGTCTCGGAGATTCGCTTTATCAGTGACCAAGACGCAGCAATCTCCTGTCACCAAGCCACAGTCTACATCCACCGCTGTAATT GAAATAGATAACCCGGCCAGTGTCAAAAGGCAACTGGCCCAGCTGTTTGAATTATCTCTGAGGGCAACGGTGCCTGATGAACCGGATGTTGTGCCATTAGTTGATGCTTGTGCTGTTAAAGGTGGCGTAAAGTTTGGAGATTATCAATG CAATAACGCAATGGGAGTGTGGTCTACGGTGAAGGGGAAGCAGACAGGATTTAGGGGTCCCCCAGCAATTGGAGAG GCCATACTTAACAATCTTCCTCCATCTGAAATGATAGATTCGTGCTCTGTAGCTGGTCCGGGATTTGTCAACGTTGTATTGTCAAAGAAGTGGATAGCACAG AGGGTACAGAGAATGCTAGTTGATGGTATTGATGCATGGGCACCTCGGCTTCCAGTCAAGAGGGCTTTGGTTGATTTTTCATCCCCTAATATAGCGAAGGAAATGCATGTTGGCCACCTGAGATCTACCATTATTGGTGATACATTGGCCCGTATGTTTGAATTTTCACGCGTGGAATGCGTAGTCCGTAGAAATCATGTTGGTGACTGGGGAACACAG tTTGGAATGCTGATCACTTATCTATTTGAAAAATTTCCAAACCCGGATGATCTTAGTGAAGCAGCTATCGGAGATCTTCAG GCTTTGTATAAGGCTTCAAAAGTAAGGTTTGATAGTGATCCTGAGTTTAAGTTGAGGGCACAACAGGCAGTGGTCCGGCTCCAG agTGGAGAAATCAAGTATCGCAAGGCATGGAAACAAATTTGTGACGTGAGTAGGGCTGAATTTGATAAAGTTTATCAACGCCTGGGGGTTCAATTGGAGGAAAGG gGTGAGAGCTTCTATAATCCATATATTCCTGGGGTTTTGGAGAAACTGGACAATTTAGGACTGATTGAAGAGAGTGATGGTGCACGTGTGATTTATGTAGAGGGTGTAAACATACCGGTCATAGCTGTGAAAAGAGATGGTGGCTACAACTATTTTTCAACTGATCTAGCATCACTTTG GTATCGtctaaatgaagaaaaacttGAGTGGATTGTATATGTTACAGATATCGGGCAGCAGCAACACTTTGATATGCTTTTTAAG GCCTACAGGCGTGCAGGTTGGTTACCGAAGGATGAAAATGCGTATCCAAAATGTACTCATGTAGGTTTTGGTCTTGTTCTTGGTGAAGATGGGAAACGATTTCGAAGTCGCAGTAGTGAGGTTGTTCGGTTGGTTGACTTACTTGATGAAGCTAAAAGACGCTGTAGAACTTCCATTCTTGAGCGTG ATACAGCTAAAGATTGGTCTGAGGAGGAGATTGAGAAAACATCTGAGGCAATTGGTTATGGAGCTGTTAA GTATGCTGATTTGAAGATCAACAGATTAACAAATTACACATTCAACTTTGACCAGATGCTTAATGATAAG TATGCACATGCTAGGATCTGTTCTATCATCAGGAAATCTGGTAGAGACATAGAAGAAGTAAAAAGA AATGGAGAAATAGTGTTGGATAGTGAAGATGAACGTGCACTGGGGCTCCATTTGCTGCAATTTCCTGAG GTTTTTGAAGAGGCATGCACTAATTTGTTACCGAATTTGTTGTGCGAATACCTATACAATTTATCGGAAATATTTACAAAGAAATTCTACCCTAATTGTCAG GTTGTTGGGTCGCCTGAGGAGACTAGTAGACTCTTGCTGTGTGAAGCAACGGTAATTGTGATGAGACATTGCTTTTATCTCCTTGGAATTGAACCGGTATACAGGTTATGA
- the LOC106768199 gene encoding profilin-4-like — MSWQTYVDEHLMCDIDGTGHHLTAAAIIGHDGSVWAQSSAFPQIKSDEINGIMKDFDEPGYLAPTGLHLSGTKYMVIQGEPGAVIRGKKGPGGITIKKTGQALVFGIYEEPVTPGQCNMVVERLGDYLVDQGL; from the exons atgTCGTGGCAAACCTACGTAGATGAACACTTGATGTGTGACATCGATGGCACCGGACACCATCTCACCGCCGCTGCCATCATCGGTCACGATGGCTCCGTTTGGGCTCAAAGTTCTGCATTCCCTCAG ATTAAATCTGATGAGATCAACGGCATCATGAAAGATTTTGATGAACCTGGCTATCTTGCTCCCACCGGCCTCCACCTTTCCGGCACCAAATACATGGTAATCCAGGGAGAGCCAGGTGCCGTCATCCGTGGAAAAAag GGACCTGGAGGAATCACCATAAAGAAAACTGGACAAGCATTAGTTTTTGGTATATACGAGGAACCTGTTACTCCTGGACAGTGCAACATGGTGGTTGAGAGGTTGGGAGATTATCTTGTCGACCAGGGTCTGTAG
- the LOC106764697 gene encoding uncharacterized protein in LEU2 3'region — protein sequence MMDQKKVQNFFVKRIMDGHEGGNTNWVIKEDDEHSNDSSSIGIMSEEEDSMDSVCSSSSSSELAEDASSSSSTHSNGPLYELSDLMNHLPIKRGLSMFYQGKAQSFTSLARVESIEDLPKKGTPYSKRMKSCKSFGGGLDTHRIWYTPKATISKKASRGSFSSALSKRGSRASSIAVHKNF from the exons ATGATGGATCAGAAAAAGGTGCAGAATTTCTTTGTGAAGAGGATCATGGATGGTCATGAAGGTGGAAACACCAACTGGGTAATcaaagaagatgatgaacatAGCAATGATTCATCATCCATTGGAATCATGTCAGAAGAAGAAGATTCAATGGACTCTGtgtgttcttcttcttcttcatcggAGTTGGCTGAGGatgcttcatcttcttcatcaacacATTCAAATGGACCCTTGTATGAATTATCAGACCTCATGAACCATCTTCCCATCAA GAGAGGGTTATCTATGTTCTATCAAGGGAAGGCACAATCTTTCACTTCTTTAGCAAGGGTGGAGAGCATAGAAGATCTTCCCAAAAAAGGAACACCTTATAGCAAGAGGATGAAATCATGCAAAAGTTTTGGGGGAGGTTTAGATACTCACAGAATATGGTACACTCCAAAGGCTACAATATCAAAGAAAGCATCAAGAGGGTCTTTTTCATCAGCACTGAGCAAAAGAGGCTCTAGAGCTTCTTCCATTGCTGTTCATAAAAACTTCTGA